The Haloferax sp. Atlit-12N region CGTTCCCGACGCGGTTCGAGGACGAACCCGGGTCGAACCCCGAGGAACTCATCGGCGCGGCCCACTCCGGCTGTTTCTCGATGCAGTTGACCGCGTTCCTCGAAGGCGAGGGCTACGCGCCGACGAGCCTCCACACCGCGGCCGACGTGCACCTCGACCCGGCCGACGGCGGCGGTTTCGAAATCTCGCGCATCGACCTGACGCTCGACGCCGACGTGCCCGACATCGACGAGGAGACGTTCGCCGAACTCGCCCAGCGCGCAAAGGAGAGCTGTCCGGTGTCGAAGGCGCTCGCCGGGCCGGAAATCACGCTGACCGCGACGCTCGCCTGAGCGCGCGTCGCCCGCTGTTTTTTGTGACTCAACCGAGTCGGCCACGACATCCTCCTTCAGCGGTTCGACTCGAACCAGTCTTCGGCGAAATCGACCAGCGCGGGCTGGTCGAGGAGCGTCGCCGTCGCGGCCGCGACCGACCCCTCGGTCGCGCCGACGGTCGTCTCGAACGCTTCGCCGACCGCCTCGAAGTCGTCGGTCTCGACCGCCATGTCCTCGTACTCGACGACGACGCGCTCGCCGTCTCGGAGCAGCGGCGCGCGCTCGGTCGTCCGCGTCTTTTCGAAGTCCGCGCGGTGCTCGGCGAGGTGGAGCGAGGTGTTGTTCCCGTGGCCGACGCCGAGCAGGAGCACGTCGCCGCTGCGGTCGTACACCCGCGCCAGCGGCGACCCGTCGCCGAGGCCGTAATCGAGTTCGTGGCGGCCGACGATTTCCTCGGCGGCCGCGCCCCACGCCGCGAAGGAGACCGTCGGATGCTCGCTGCGGACGACACCGGGGTAGTTGCGGAAGCACTCAGGTACCGCGCCCATCCCGCGAGTCGGCGTCACGTCGGGACGGAACGGCGGCATCGACTCGCCGATGACTTCCACCCAGTCGTCGGGGACCGGCGGGTTCTCCCACGCCGACGGGTCGGTGTACTGGCCCGTGTGGGTCGGCATGACCAGCGTCCCATCTTCGGTCAGCACCGCCTGGAGGGCGTCCACGACCGCCTGCGGGCCGCCGGCGACCCAGCCGAGCGAACTGAGCGACGAGTGGACGAGGAGGGTGTCACCACGCTCGACGCCGAGCGCGCGGAGGTCCGCGGCGAGCGAATCCACGGTGCCGGGTTCGTCCACGCGCTCGATTGCGTCTGCTTCGGACATACGCGTCCGTCGGCCGGCCCGGGGTTTACTCTTTGGTGTCGGCCGACCGAAAGGACCACCTTCGCCCCCGGCGACGCGTTCGGTATGTCACGCGTCTCCGCCCGTGACGCCCTCCGCTATGCGACCGAAGACGACGCCGTCGTGCTGTTCGCCGTCATCATCGGCGGTTGGGTGTTGCTGACTATCGGCACGTTCGCCCTCGCAGGCTACGGGTTCGGTCTGATGTTCGCGCTCGGAATCGTCGCCTCACTCGCCGGGGCGCTCGCGCTGTTCGCCGGCGTCGTCGGCCTCGCGTACAAACTGCTGGTCGACAGTCGGCGGGCGGGGGCGGAATAACTTCAGTTCACGGCCCGAGAGAAGCCGACGTAGGTCACGTAACAGAGCCCGCCCATCACGAGAAAGACGAACTGGTAGCCGGTGTTCGAGACGATGTCGACGACCGACTGTGCCGGTCGAAGCAGTTTCAGCCACAGAACCATGCCCGCGCCGAGCATTCCGACAAGCCAGAGACCTCCCAAGAGCGGCCGCTGTTTCAGATAGTCGTTGAGCTCGTCACGGCTCATGACATTCAAATGTCAATATTCATATAAAAAGGCGACGGTGAGGCTCGGGCCGCATGCGTGGCGCATCGCGCGAGTCGCCGCGGTCGACAAGACCCTCCGAAGGGCGGACCTCAGAAGAACTGTTCGAACAGCCGTCCGAGGAGGAGGATGACGAGCGGGATGCTAAACAGCACCGCGATAGTGACGAGAAAGCCGGTGACGCTTCCCGACTCGGCGGCTTGGAGAAACGGGGTCATCGGTCTCGTCGGCGTTTCAGGACCCTCGGATATACGCTTTGTTGCCACCGGACGACGCTCGACGCTCGGCCTACTCCAGATACGTCTCGGCGAGCGCGTCCAGCGCCTCGTGGCGGTGGGTCGTGTGCGGCGCGGTCAGCGGCGAGACCGACACGCGGCCCTCGACGACGGCCCGGCGGTCGGTGCCGTCGGGGTCCGGAATGTCGCCGGTTTGCATCCGCTCCCAGACGCGGTCGTGGAGCTTCACGGTCCCGTTTTCGAACTCGGCGGTCATGTCGTACAGTTCCGAGGGAACCGTCACCTGCATGTCTGCCGGGTCGCCGCTGGGGTCGCGCATGGGCGCGTTGACGTTGAGGTAGTCGCACTGGTCGAAGACGCCGGCCGGCTCGGCGTGTTTGACGAGGTACGAGGCCGCGTGGGTCGCCTCGCGGAAGTCCCGCGGGTCGGTCGCCTTCTCGTGCCACGGCATGTCGCCGCCGGCGGGGACGTACAGCGAGAGAGCGATGGCGGGCACATCGAAGAACGCGGCCTCGACGGCGGCGCTGACGGTCCCCGACCGCCCGAGGACGTACGCGCCGATGTTTGCTCCCTTGTTGATGCCGGAGACGACCATGTCCACGTCGGGGCACAGCGCCTCTAACCCGGCGACCGTGCAGTCGGCGGGCGTCCCCTCCAGCGCGTAGCCGAGTTCGTGCTCGGTGACGACCGCGTCGGTGGACATCTTCCGCCCGACAGCGCTCTGGTCCGTCGCGGGCGCGACCGCGGTCACGTCGGCGAACTCCAAGAGGGCGTCGTAGAGCGCGCGGAAGCCCACGCTCTCGATGCCGTCGTCGTTGGTGAGGAGGATGCTGGGTTCGCTCATGGTCCGACTGGGGACGGAGCGCGCAAAAAGCCACCCGTCGGACGCAACATGTCCCGAACCGGCGGCCGACGGTAGGTGACTGCGACCGACGCCGGAGACGACGCGGCCCGCTCAGGCGACGCGGTCGACGAGCGTCTCGTCGTCGACGACGAGGTTGTACGCCTCTTCGTCGTCGTTCCAGAGCGCGAGGACGTTCTCGAAGACGAGCACGTCGCCGTAGTCGGCGTCGGCCACATCGGCGTTCAGCACGGTGTCGCGGGTTCGGACGGCGTAGTGGTCGACCGCCTCGCTCCCGTCGCCGATTTTGAACACCTGGTTGTTCCCCTCCGAGAGGTCGTGGCTCAGTTTGACCGCCAGAAGGTCGATGCGGTTCGTGACGTGGCGCTCCATCTCGGCCATCTTGGCGAACCGCGCGGGGTTCCCGCGCACGTCGAGGCGGCGCTCGCCGTCGGTCCGGAGGACGCTGTAGGAGTACTGCACGTCCACGTTGACGAACGTTCCCTCGTCCTCGTCGCTGTCACGGCCCTCGTCGAGGCGGCGCTGGAACCCCGGCACGTCGAGGTCGGGCTTCACGTCGAACGACCAGCCCCGGTCCGAGGGCGCGTAGCCGTCCCAGAGGCGGAGCGTCGGCGAGTACACGGTCACGTCGCCGTCGGCCGGCGCGACCTCGCGTTCGACCTCGCGGAGGCCGATACTCGTGTTCCGGTCGGCGGGCGCGATGGCGACGATTGTGCCGTCGTCCGCGAGGGCGTCGAGGTACTTCTCGACGACCGCGACGGGGTCGTCGAGTTCACTCAGGACGCTGGCGAAGAGGACGACGTCGTACTCGCCGTCGGGGTCGAACGCCTCAGCGGTCTCGCGGTGGACGGTCGTCCGGAAGTTCCGGCGGGTCTCGCCGAGCATCCGGTCGAGCACGTCGGCGGAGGCGCTCGGCTCGACCGCGTGGTAGTCCACGACGGAATCGTCGGGGAGGTAGTCGTGGAGGCCGAGCGCGGGGCCGCCCGTCCCGGCACCCACGTCGAGCACGCGGGGGTTTCGCGGGAGCAGGCTCCGCTCGGCGAGGTCAGAGAGGACGTAGCCGACGACGGCGTAGTAGTCCGGGAGGTGGTATATCCCGTAGCCGAGCGCGGCGTCCTCGTCGTACTCGACGGGGTTGCCCCGGTAGTAGTCCTCCTTGAGTTGGCGGACGCGCTCACGGAGGCGGTCGCCCGACTCGCCGACGTGCCAGTTCGCGCCGTAACGCCCGATAAGCAGGTCTTCGAGGGCGAAGGAGTAGTCGTCGGGGAAGGCCGCGGGCGACCAGTTCTGAAACGGCGCGGGGTCGTCGTTCGCGGGCACGAACGTGCCGTCGTCGCGCTCGAACAGGCCGAGGTCGTGGGCCTCCTCGCGGAGCGTCTGTTTCACCACGGCGGGGTGCGGCGCGCCCTCGATGTACTCGGCTATCTCGTCGGGGTCGATGGGGCGGACGTTTCTGAGGTACTTCGCGTTGTCGCGGACGGCGTCTCTGTCTATCATCGGTGGACTGTGGAGCGAGTCGCCGTCGCCCGCGCGGGAGGTGTCGGGCCCGCTGCGGGGCGTCGGCGTCGGTGTCTCCCTTCACTCGTCACTCGATAGGGTCGTGCTTGTCGGTCTAGTCGCGGTCGCGACTGCGGTCGTCGGCGCTTGCCGGGGTCTGGTCGCCCGGCGCGTCGTCGCCGCGAGAGACGCGCCGATAGAGGTCGGCGAACGCCTCGTCGTCGGCCGCCGCGAGGTCGCGGGCCGCGTCGGCGACGCGGTCGGCCCCGTCGCCGAACGACGATTGGATGTCCGCGTACACGCGCGGGGTGCCGCCGGACACCGAGGCGACGAGTTCGTCGAGCGCGGCCGAAATCGGCGTGGCGAACTCCTCGCGCACGTCGGCGGCGGCGAGGCCGAACGAGAGGACGGCCGCGTGGGCGGCCGCCTGCACCGTCTCCATCGCCGCGTCGTGTTCCTCGGGCGTCGTCTCGAAGACGCGGTTTCCGGCCGCGTCGAGGTCGGCGAGCAGGGCGTCGGTGTACGCGCCCGGTTCGTCGGCGACGGCGGCGACGTTGCCGGGGGCGTTGTGCGGGGCGAAAAGCGGGTGGAGGCTGAGTCGCTCGCGGTCGGGGAGGTGGTCGCGCATCGCCGCCACCGGCGGTCCCATCGCGCCGGTCACGTCGCACATCGCGGCGTCCGCGCGGTGGGCGTTGTCGGCGACGGCGTCGGACGCGAGCCGCATCGGGACCGCGAGACAGACCACGTCGAACCGCTCGTCGCCGTCCAGCGGGACCGCCCGCCCGCCCAGCGCGTCCGCTGCGGCGACAGCGCTCTCGGGGTCCGCGTCGGCGAACGCGAGGTCGGCGTCGACGGTGCGGCCGAACCAGCGTCCCATTGCACCCGCGCCGACGATGAGCACGTCCATCGGTACGGGTGTGGAGGTGCGGCGGGCAAAAGGGAATCGGTGGCGGCGGGTGTGGCGAGACCGGAGTCGGTTGGAGGGCTCCGAATCAGCAGTTATTTTGTTGACAGCTCAGACGCTAGTGAACGAACGACGATGCCCTCCCCCAATTCAGACACCAACGCCGACCGCCGGACTCGAAGACGCGTCCTCGCCGGACTCGGGTCAGCGGCCGTCGTCGGCATCGCCGGTTGTAGCGGGCGAGTGCCCGGACTCGGCCCCGAACGAGTCGGTGCCGAGACGACGGTACGGGACGGAAGCGGTTTGGGGTCTCCCGAAATCCTCTGGCGGTACCCGCGACGCGAGGGCGACGAAGACGGCATCGGGTACGCGGCCGTGGAAGCGAGACGGGTCGACCGCCTCGAAGGCCGCTTCCCGACGCTGTCGCTCCAGTTCAACTCGACCGTCGGCGGACTCGCGGCCGACGAACCCTACGAGGGATACCGTCTCGACTGGTTCCGCTTTCGGTTCGAACCGCCGTCGTCGTACGAGCAGGCGACCAGTTACGCGGCGCGCGTCGAGCCGCCGGGACAAGGAGAAGGGGACGGGTTTTCGACGTATTACGACCGCGAGAGCACCACTAAACGGACCGTCATCGAACTCCGAGACGTGCAGATGCAGGGGACGATTATCGTCCCGGTCGTGTTCGCCCCGACGACCGAGTCGCTCCCGAAGACGCTGTACTGTCAGTTCACCGTGCAGGCGACCCGTCCCGGTGTCGCCGGGAAGACGGTGCGCGCCAGCGGCGAGGGTAACCTCCCGCTGGACGGTCTCAGCGGATTCTCACCGTCGGACTGAGCGACCTCTGTGCGGGACTCCCGACGAGACGCTCACCCGCGCCCGACCCGCAAACCACGTTCAACCGACGCCCGGTGTACGAACCATCAAGTGGTCGATGGCCGATAAGAAACTATGGCATTCGATGATGTGGATTTCGAGGGTCGGACGGCCTTCATCACGGGAACCAGTCGCGGTATCGGGAAGGCCATCGCCCTCGACTTGGCCGACCGGGGCGCGAACGTCGTCTCGACGGGCAAGACCGTCGACGGGCGCGAGGACCTCCCCGGGACCATCGTCGAGACGACGGAGGAGATACGCGAGCGCGGCGGCAACTCCATCTGGTGTCAACTCGACGTGCGCGACGACGACTCGGTGCAGACGGCCATCGACGAGACGGTCGACGCCTTCGGCGGCATCGACTTCGTCGTCAACAACGCGGGCGCGATTCACATCGCGGGCTTCGAGGACACGCCGCCGAAGCGGTTCGACCTCCTCATGGACGTGAACGCCCGCGGGGCGTACGCGACCACACACGCCGCGCTCCCGCACCTCCGCGAGAGCGACCACGCCCACGTCGTCACCTTCTCGCCGCCGATGCCCGCCCGGCCCGCCCCGGGGAAGGTCGCCTACGCGCTCTCGAAGTACGGCATGACGTTCATCGCGCAGTCGCTCGCGGGCGAACTCGACGCCGACGACATCGGCGTGAACGCGCTGTGGCCGGTCTCCGCCATCGAGTCCGAGGCGACCCGACACTTCGGGATGGGCGCGCCCGAGGACTGGCGCACCCCGCAGATACTGTGCGACGCCGTCACCGAACTGTTCTCGCGCGACCCGACCGACTGCACCGGCAACGCGTTCTACGACGAGGAACTGCTGTCCGAAGCGGGCGTCGACGACTTCTCTTCGTACGCCGTCGTCGAGGGGAGCGAACCGGGGCCGATGTCGGCCCAACTGTTCGACCCCGAATACGAACGCTGACCTCCGGTTATCGGCGCTGAGACTCGGAGGGGGACGTTTATAATGAGTGAACTCGAAACCACTCGAGATGAGTTCACACATCGTCGCAGCTAGAGAGACAGTCCTCTCGACGCGACGGTTTATCGAATCGGCAATTAGACTTATCTATTGGTGGAGAATCGCCTAGCCCATGGAGTTCCCTCGCCTCCCGACACGAGATACGAGCGGTCAGAAGGTCGTCCTTCCCGACGACTTAGAGGGTGAACAGACGCTCGTGCTCATCAGTTTCGACCGCCGCCAGCAGTCGCTGGTCGGGTCGTGGCGCGGGTACGCGAAGGAGTTGTGCGAGACGTACGGACATTTCGAGTACTACGAGCTGCTCGTCCTCGGCGGGCGGAGCGGGATGATGCCGCCGATGTCCGGCGGCGGAATGTCGCCGGGTGCCGCCCGGAGCCGCCCCCACGACAACGCGCTCATCGCGCGGGTGGACAAGACCGCGCTCCAGCGCCGCCTCGGACTGCTCGGCGAGGGCAACATCTACGCGCTCCTCATCGAGGACGGGACCGTCGTCCGGCAGGCAGCGGGCGTACTCACGCCCGAGACGGGTGACGCGCTGGAAGACCTGCTAAAACAGTGGCGCGAGGCCAACTCCGGCTGGACCGATGCGCCCGCCACTTGCGGCTCGACCGGCGAAAACGCCCTCGACAGCTGATTTTCTCCGTCGACGCCGATTCGGATTCCGCGTTCGTTCCGATTCCGCGTTCTCGCGCCGGCTACTCGACGACGAGTTCGACCGGGTACTCCGTCAGGTTCTCGTAGCCGTCCTCGGTGACGACGACGAGGTCTTCGATTCTGACACCGCCGATTTCAGGGTCGTACAGCCCCGGCTCGATGGTGATGACGTGACCGGGTCGAAGCTCCTCGCCGCTCGGGCTCAGCGACGGGAGTTCGTGCACGTCGAGGCCGACGCCGTGGCCCGTGCTGTGGATGAAGCCGGTCTCCGCCGAGGGGTCCGCGCGGAGCGTGCTCTCGCCGGCCGCCTCGTACACGTCGCAGACGGCGTCGTGGACGTCGGCTCCGGTCGCGCCCGGCTCGACGGCGTCGAGGGCGGCCTCGAACGCCTCCTCGGTGAGGTCGAACCACTCGCGGATTTCGGGCGATGGCTCGCCTTTCACGAACGTCCGGGTCATGTCGCCGTTGTACTTCGTCTCCTTGTCGCGCGGGAAGATGTCGATGATGACGGCCTCGTCGGCCCGGAGCGGACCGCTCCCGCGGTCGTGTGGGTCGGCGGCGTCGGCTCCGCAGGCGACGATGGTCTCGTCGAGGGCACAGCCGTGTCGCAGGAGCGTCACCTCGATTTCTTCCTTGACGCGCTCGCTCGTCAGGGGTTCGCCCTCGTACGTGAGCGTGCCGTCGTCGGCCACGTCGGCGTCGCGGATGAGGCCCTCGGCGGCGCGCATCGCGGCCTCGTTGGCGTCCTGTGCGGCGTGGACGTGCGCGACCTCCTCGTCGGTCTTCACCGCGCGGATGTTCGTGAGCACGTCGTCGGTCTCGGCCTCGACCGCAACGCCCTCGTCGCGCAGCGCGTCGGCGGTGCCGAGCGGGAAGTCCGCGGGGACCGCGAGCGAGCCGACTTCGTGGTCGGCGAGGAACGCCGCGACTGTCTTCGCCTTTCCGACGACTGCGCCGTGTTCGGCGTGTTTGTCGCGGTAGTCGTAGTCGGAGAGCCGCGAGACGGTGTCGGCGCGGCTCTCTTTCTTCGCGCGGCCGAACTCCAGCGTCGAGACGAGGAGGTGGATGCCCGCGGGCGTGTAGAGCGTCACGTACGGGTCCGGTGCGTCGAACCCAGAGAGATACAGCTGGTTGGAGTCGCTCCCGTCGGCCGAGATGAGATAGCCGTCGAACTCGTCGCCGAGGAACTCGGCCAGCGGTGAGAAATCGGGTTCCATACTCCGGGGTTCGCCCGGCCGGTAGTAAAGCTCTCGCGTCGCGGTCGGCGGGTTCCGGTATCGGCTCCGCGACACGCCTCTTCGGGCGGGAGACGCGCCGCGAATCGGCCGCCGGAACTCGCCGCGAGCGGCCGCAGAGAGCCAAGCGACTCGCCGTTTCGTTCGCCCGGACCGCCCGTGGCGTCCATCCCGAGTACAGTACGCTCGCCCGCAATATATGTTTGTTGGCAAACAAGAAACCGAGCGACCGCGCCGCCGTCGCCGTCCGGGAGAACGTCGCCGCGTCCGGTACCCTGATACCGGACCCTGCCGACCCCTCGCGTATGGACGCGCACGTCTCCCCGTCTCGGGTCGCCGGACGCACCCGAGCGCCGCCGTCGAAGAGTTACACCCACAGAGCCGTCCTCGCCGCGGGCTACAGCGACGAGGCGGTCGTCCGCGACGCGCTCGTCAGCGCCGACACAAAGGCGACCATGCGCGCGGTCGAGGCCTTCGGCGGGTCGGTCGACCGCGACGGCCAGACGGTCGAAGTCACCGGCTTCGGCGGCCGTCCGGGCACGCCCGACGACGTGGTCAACTGCGAGAACTCGGGGACGACGATGCGCCTCGTCACCGGTTGTGCGGCCCTCGGCGAGGGCCTGACGGTTCTCACGGGCGACGCCTCGCTCCGCTCGCGGCCCCACGGCCCGCTTCTCGACGCCGTCTTCGACCTCGACGGCCGCGCCGAGAGCACGCGCCGAAACGGACAGGCTCCGCTCGTCGTCGGCGACGGCATGACCGGCGGCACCGTCGAGATTCCCGGCGACGTGTCCTCGCAGTTCATCACCGCGCTCCTCATGGCCGGCGCGGTCACAGACGAGGGCATCGACGTGGAACTCACGACCGAACTCAAGTCCTCGCCGTACGTCGATATCACGCTCGAACTCCTCGCGGACTTCGGCGTAGAAGCGACCCGGACCGACGACGGCTTTTCGGTCCCCGGCGGCCAGTCGTACGCCCCCGAGGGCGGCGCGTACAGCGTCCCCGGCGACTTCTCGTCCATCTCGTATCTGCTCGCGGCCGGCGCGGTCGCGGGCGCGGAGGGTGAGGACGTCGTCATCGAGGGCGCGCGACCGTCCGCGCAGGGCGACAGCGCCATCGTCGATATCGTCCGCGACATGGGCGCGACGGTCGAATGGGACGAAGCGGCGGGCGAACTGACCGTCTCCGCGGCCGACCTCACCGGCACGACCGTGGACGTGGGCGACACGCCCGACCTGCTGCCGACCATCGCGGTCCTCGGCGCTATCGCCGACGGCGACACGGTCATCGAGAACTGCGAGCACGTCCGGTTCAAGGAGACCGACCGCGTGAGCGCGATGGCGGAGGAACTCGCGAAGATGGGCGCGAACGTCACCGAACAACAGGACCGCCTCACGATTCACGGCGGCGAGACGGACCTCGTCGGCGCGGCAGTCGACGGCCGCGGCGACCACCGCATCGTCATGTCGCTCGCGGTCGCCGGCCTCGTCGCGGACGGCGAGACGACGATTGCAGGCAGCGAGCACGTGGACGTGTCGTTCCCGAACTTCTTCGAGGCGATGTCCGACCTCGGTGCCGACATGACCGAGAACTGAGGGCGCGACCTGACAACGACCCGCCCGGACGGAACCTTTTTCGCCCGCCCGGACGCCGACGGTGGTATGTTCGACGCCGACGCACAGGCGCTCCGCGAGCGA contains the following coding sequences:
- a CDS encoding OsmC family protein, producing MPTHKAETTWTGGKDGSGEFSTESGTVEGTFTFPTRFEDEPGSNPEELIGAAHSGCFSMQLTAFLEGEGYAPTSLHTAADVHLDPADGGGFEISRIDLTLDADVPDIDEETFAELAQRAKESCPVSKALAGPEITLTATLA
- a CDS encoding aminoglycoside N(3)-acetyltransferase, with the translated sequence MSEADAIERVDEPGTVDSLAADLRALGVERGDTLLVHSSLSSLGWVAGGPQAVVDALQAVLTEDGTLVMPTHTGQYTDPSAWENPPVPDDWVEVIGESMPPFRPDVTPTRGMGAVPECFRNYPGVVRSEHPTVSFAAWGAAAEEIVGRHELDYGLGDGSPLARVYDRSGDVLLLGVGHGNNTSLHLAEHRADFEKTRTTERAPLLRDGERVVVEYEDMAVETDDFEAVGEAFETTVGATEGSVAAATATLLDQPALVDFAEDWFESNR
- the surE gene encoding 5'/3'-nucleotidase SurE: MSEPSILLTNDDGIESVGFRALYDALLEFADVTAVAPATDQSAVGRKMSTDAVVTEHELGYALEGTPADCTVAGLEALCPDVDMVVSGINKGANIGAYVLGRSGTVSAAVEAAFFDVPAIALSLYVPAGGDMPWHEKATDPRDFREATHAASYLVKHAEPAGVFDQCDYLNVNAPMRDPSGDPADMQVTVPSELYDMTAEFENGTVKLHDRVWERMQTGDIPDPDGTDRRAVVEGRVSVSPLTAPHTTHRHEALDALAETYLE
- a CDS encoding small ribosomal subunit Rsm22 family protein; amino-acid sequence: MIDRDAVRDNAKYLRNVRPIDPDEIAEYIEGAPHPAVVKQTLREEAHDLGLFERDDGTFVPANDDPAPFQNWSPAAFPDDYSFALEDLLIGRYGANWHVGESGDRLRERVRQLKEDYYRGNPVEYDEDAALGYGIYHLPDYYAVVGYVLSDLAERSLLPRNPRVLDVGAGTGGPALGLHDYLPDDSVVDYHAVEPSASADVLDRMLGETRRNFRTTVHRETAEAFDPDGEYDVVLFASVLSELDDPVAVVEKYLDALADDGTIVAIAPADRNTSIGLREVEREVAPADGDVTVYSPTLRLWDGYAPSDRGWSFDVKPDLDVPGFQRRLDEGRDSDEDEGTFVNVDVQYSYSVLRTDGERRLDVRGNPARFAKMAEMERHVTNRIDLLAVKLSHDLSEGNNQVFKIGDGSEAVDHYAVRTRDTVLNADVADADYGDVLVFENVLALWNDDEEAYNLVVDDETLVDRVA
- a CDS encoding prephenate dehydrogenase/arogenate dehydrogenase family protein, encoding MDVLIVGAGAMGRWFGRTVDADLAFADADPESAVAAADALGGRAVPLDGDERFDVVCLAVPMRLASDAVADNAHRADAAMCDVTGAMGPPVAAMRDHLPDRERLSLHPLFAPHNAPGNVAAVADEPGAYTDALLADLDAAGNRVFETTPEEHDAAMETVQAAAHAAVLSFGLAAADVREEFATPISAALDELVASVSGGTPRVYADIQSSFGDGADRVADAARDLAAADDEAFADLYRRVSRGDDAPGDQTPASADDRSRDRD
- a CDS encoding NAD(P)-dependent oxidoreductase; the encoded protein is MAFDDVDFEGRTAFITGTSRGIGKAIALDLADRGANVVSTGKTVDGREDLPGTIVETTEEIRERGGNSIWCQLDVRDDDSVQTAIDETVDAFGGIDFVVNNAGAIHIAGFEDTPPKRFDLLMDVNARGAYATTHAALPHLRESDHAHVVTFSPPMPARPAPGKVAYALSKYGMTFIAQSLAGELDADDIGVNALWPVSAIESEATRHFGMGAPEDWRTPQILCDAVTELFSRDPTDCTGNAFYDEELLSEAGVDDFSSYAVVEGSEPGPMSAQLFDPEYER
- a CDS encoding Xaa-Pro peptidase family protein, which produces MEPDFSPLAEFLGDEFDGYLISADGSDSNQLYLSGFDAPDPYVTLYTPAGIHLLVSTLEFGRAKKESRADTVSRLSDYDYRDKHAEHGAVVGKAKTVAAFLADHEVGSLAVPADFPLGTADALRDEGVAVEAETDDVLTNIRAVKTDEEVAHVHAAQDANEAAMRAAEGLIRDADVADDGTLTYEGEPLTSERVKEEIEVTLLRHGCALDETIVACGADAADPHDRGSGPLRADEAVIIDIFPRDKETKYNGDMTRTFVKGEPSPEIREWFDLTEEAFEAALDAVEPGATGADVHDAVCDVYEAAGESTLRADPSAETGFIHSTGHGVGLDVHELPSLSPSGEELRPGHVITIEPGLYDPEIGGVRIEDLVVVTEDGYENLTEYPVELVVE
- the aroA gene encoding 3-phosphoshikimate 1-carboxyvinyltransferase, with product MDAHVSPSRVAGRTRAPPSKSYTHRAVLAAGYSDEAVVRDALVSADTKATMRAVEAFGGSVDRDGQTVEVTGFGGRPGTPDDVVNCENSGTTMRLVTGCAALGEGLTVLTGDASLRSRPHGPLLDAVFDLDGRAESTRRNGQAPLVVGDGMTGGTVEIPGDVSSQFITALLMAGAVTDEGIDVELTTELKSSPYVDITLELLADFGVEATRTDDGFSVPGGQSYAPEGGAYSVPGDFSSISYLLAAGAVAGAEGEDVVIEGARPSAQGDSAIVDIVRDMGATVEWDEAAGELTVSAADLTGTTVDVGDTPDLLPTIAVLGAIADGDTVIENCEHVRFKETDRVSAMAEELAKMGANVTEQQDRLTIHGGETDLVGAAVDGRGDHRIVMSLAVAGLVADGETTIAGSEHVDVSFPNFFEAMSDLGADMTEN